GCAGCACGGCGATGCGGCTTCGGACGGTTCGCCGCTGCCGCCGCTCTATCCCTTCAACCTGCGTCGTTGAGCGCGGCGCGCCAGATCGAGGCCATCGTGTCGCCAAAGCAGCAGATGAGCACCTGTATCGATGTGTCGGCCGGTATCGACGCGCGGAGGCTGCGCAGCGCGACGGGAGCCGCCCGTTCGGGCGGATAGCCGTATATGCCGCAACTGATCGCCGGAAAGGCAATGGAGTCAACGTCGTGGTCCAACGCCAGTGCCATGCTTTGCTCGTAACAGCTCGCCAGCAGCGACGGCTCGTCGTGCGCGCCGCCATGCCACACTGGCCCCACGGTATGGATCACGTAGCGTGCGGGAAGCCGGAAGCCCGGCGTGATGCGCGCTTCGCCCGTGGGGCAGCGCACGCCCGGCTTTACCTGGGGCAGCGCGCGGCACGCTTGCAGCAGCTCCGGGCCCGCGGCGCGGTGGATGGCGCCATCCACGCCGCCGCCGCCGAGCAGGGTCGTGTTCGCGGCATTGACGACGGCGTCCACGTTCAGTTCGGTAATGTCGGCGGTGATGATCTGAATGGACATGGATTCGTGAGAACTTGCGACGTATGCTTGACGTTACACTGGACTGACGCGCACCGGCATCATCTCTATGACTAACGCGGAAGACATTTCCTTCGGCTACCTGCTGGGCGATGTGACTTTGCTGTTCCGCAAGCACTTCGACAGACGCGCCGTGAAATTCGGGTTGACCCGCGCGCAGTGGCGGGCCACCAAGATGCTCTATTACCGCGAAGGGCTGCGCCAGACCGAGCTGGCCGAGCAGCTGGAAATGGAGCCGATCGCCGTCGGGCGCGTCATCGATCGCCTGCAGGCGGCGGGCTTCGTAGAGCGCCGCCCCGATCCCAAGGATCGCCGCGCCTGGCGCCTCTACGTCACCGATCAGGCGCGCGACGTGATCGCAGACATGGAAGAGATCGCGGTCGGCCTGCGCAAGGACGCCACGCGCGGCATCACGGTGCCCGAGCTGCAGCAGGCCCTGGGTGTACTCAACCGCATGAAGGACAACCTGCAGGCGCTCGACGGCGGTGTATCCCCCGAGGATGGCGAAGCCTAGCCGCCTATACGGCCGCGCCGCCGCACGCGGCACGTCTTCGGTGGCGGACATGTGACCGTGCGGTGACTTCCGGCGGGTTGGTGCGTTACCAGGGGCATGGTTGTCGCGAAGCTTGCGATGCCTGCCGCATGACGAGCCATTTGCCAAGTGCTGTCGGTCGTGCGGGTCATCGGCGTCATGTGCATCACAATGACCGGTGCGGTGCACCGGGGTGGAGCAGGTGCCGGCAACTCCCTGTGACGCATATCGCAGCCGATAGCGTGACGTTCCGGTGCAGGCCGGCGTCACGCAGCGGTCGATGGTCGGAGAAATCATGCAGCGTATGTCCCCGAAAAAACTGGTACTGCTGATCGCGGTGCTGTTGGCGGCCGTGGTGGCTGTGCAGTGGTTTCGCGGTGGTGGCCGTTCCTCGGCGAAAACGCCGGCACAACCGACGACCGTGCCGGTGAAAGTGGCGAACGCACATCGCGGCGACCTCGACCTCACGCTGAAGGTCATCGGTCGTGCCGAGGCTTACTCCACTGTCACCGTGCAGGCGCGCGTCAGCGGCCAGCTGCAGCAACTGATGTTCCAGCCGGGCGGGCACGTCAAGGAAGGCCAGACAATCATCCGCATCGACCTCAGCTTGCTGCAGGCGCAGCTCGACCAGTCGCTGGGCAACCTCGCCAAGGACGAGGCGCAGCTGCAGAACGCGCAGACCGTGCTCAAGCGCTACCAGCCGCTGCTCGGCAAGGGTTACGTGGCGCAATCGGACTACGACACCTACAAGGCGAACGAAGGCGTGTACGCCGCTTCGGTGAAAGCGGACAAGGCCGCGGTGGAACTCGCCCGTACGCAGCTGAGCTATACCGAGATCAAGGCGCCGTTCGAGAGCATTGCGGGCGCGCCGCTGATCTATCCGGGCGCGCAGGTCACGGAGAACAACACGTCGATCGTGGTGCTCAACCAGATCCGTCCGATCCACGTGACGTTCTCGATTCCCGAAACCGGCCTGGCTGGCATCAAGGAGTCGATGGCGCGCGGTACCGTACCGGTGACCATCAGCATTCCGGGCACGAAGCAGCCGGCGATGCAGGCCGATCTGGATTTCATCAACAACGCGGTGGATCCGACCACCAGCACGATCCTGCTCAAGGCGCGCTACGGCAACGACAGCGATCAGCTCACGCCTGGCCAGTTCGTCGAGGTGGTGTTGCCGACCACGCGCCTCACCAGCGTGGTGACGGTACCCGTGGTGGCCTTGCAGAACTCGCCGCTGGGCAGTTTCGTGTTCGTGTTGAACGAAGACGGCACGGTCACGCAACGCATCGTGACGGCAGGCCCGAGCAGCGGCAACCAGATCGTGATCGAAAAGGGCCTGACCGGCAGCGAGCGCGTGGTCGTCGATGGCCAGCTGCTGCTGGTGGATGGTGCGCACGTGCGCATCGTGACCGACAACCCTTGAGCAGGCGCCGCTTATGAACCTGCCTGCACTTTGCATCCAGCGGCCGGTGATGACCACGCTGCTGATGGTGGCGCTGCTGGTGTTCGGCATCGCGGCCTATCCGAAGCTGCCCGTCAACGAGCTGCCCAACGTCGACTTCCCCACCATCACGGTGAACGCGAGTCTTCCGGGCGCGGCGCCCGAGACCATGGCGACGGCGGTGGCGACGCCGCTGGAAAACCAGCTCTCGACCATCGCCGGCATCCAGTCGATGACCTCGACCAGTGCGCTGGGCTCCACCTCGATCACCATCACTTTCGAGCTGGACCGCAACATCGATGGGGCGGCGCAGGACGTCCAGGCGGCCATTTCCTCGGCGCAGCGCCAGCTGCCGACGAACATGCCCACGCCGCCCACGTTCCGCAAGGTGAATCCGGCGGATGCGGCCATCATCTATCTCACCTTGCGCTCGCGCACCCAGCCGCTTTCGGTGGTGGACGATTACGCCGAGACGCAGCTCGCGCAGCGCCTGTCGACCATCGATGGCGTGGCGCAGGTGAATGTCTACGGTTCACAGAAGTACGCCGTGCGCGTCAGCGTCGATCCGCAGAAGCTGGCCGCCAGTGGCATCGGCATCGATACGGTGCAGACCGCGATCGCCAACGCCAACGTCAACCTCGCCACCGGGTCCCTCAATGGCAGCCGGCAACTGCTGTCGATCCGTTCGGACGGCCAGCTGCAGCGCGCGAACCTCTACAACAACATCATCGTGGCCTACCGCAACGGTGCGCCGGTGCGGCTGTCCGATCTCGGCAAGGCCGAGGACAGCGTGCAGAACGACCAGGTCGCGAGCTGGTACAACGGCGAGCGCGCGATCGTGCTGGCGATCCAGCGCCAGCCGGGCTCCAACACGGTGGCGACGATCGATCGCATTCGCGCCGTGTTGCCCACGTTCGAGGCCACGCTGCCGCCGTCGATCAAGCTCGCCGTGTTGTACGACCGCTCCGAATCGATCCGCGCGTCGGTGGACGACGTGCAGTTCACCCTGCTGCTGGCCGGCGTGCTGGTCGTGCTGGTGATCTACCTGTTCCTCGGCAATGCATCGGCCACCTTGATCCCGGCGCTGGCGTTGCCGGTATCCATCATCGGTACCTTCGGTTCGATGTTCGCGCTGGGCTACAGCCTGGACAACCTGTCGCTGCTGGCGCTGACTCTGGTGGTCGGCTTCGTGGTCGACGACGCGATCGTGATGCTCGAAAACATCGTGCGCCACGTCGAGGACGGCATGGATCCGTACGAGGCCTCGCTCAAGGGCGCCCGCGAAATCGGCTTTACCATCTTCTCGATGACGCTCTCGCTCGTTGCCGTGTTCCTGCCGGTGATGTTCATGGGCGGCATCGTCGGGCGACTGTTCCACGAATTCGCGGTGACGCTGAGCATTGCCATCCTGATCTCGGGCTTTGTCTCGATCACGCTCACGCCGATGCTGTGCAGCCGCTTCCTGCGTCATGCCGAGCATGAGAAGAAAGCGCGCGTGGTGCTGTGGTTCGATGCCGGTTTCGAGCGTGTGCGCCGCGGCTACGTCAACACGCTGGGTTGGGCGGTGAGCCATCCGCGCATCATCCTCGGTGCGTTCTTCGGCAGCCTGCTGCTGACGGGGCTGCTGTTCGCGATGGTGAACAAGGACTTCATTCCGGCGGGCGATTCCGGCCAGCTCAACGTCAACGTCGAGGGGCCCGACGACATCTCCGTGCGCGCGATGGGCGAACGCCAGCAGGCGTTGGCGAAGATCGTTGCGGACGATCCGAACATCGAGGCCTACATGTCTTCCGTGGGCGCGGGCGGCGCGCGAACCACCACCAACAACGGCTCGCTGCTGCTGCGACTCAAGCCGGCCAGCGAGCGTCCGCAGGACCCCAACGGCATCATCCAGGAGCTGCGCGAGAAGTTCGCGAAGGTGCCGGGCATCCGCGCCTATATCCAGAATCCGCCGGCCATCCAGATCGGTGGTCGCCAATCCAAGGCGCAGTATCAGTACACGCTGCAGTCGATCGACACGGAAGCGCTCTACAGCTGGTCCGGCAAGGTGATCCAGGCCTTCGGCAAGTTGCCGGGCTTCCAGGACGTCACCAGCGATCTCGATCTGAACGGACCTTCCGTGCGCGTCAACGTGGACCGCGACAAGCTCGCCACGCTGGGGCTCACCATGGACCAGGTGCAGAGTGCGCTGGGCTCGGCATTCGGCGCGAACCAGATCTCCACCATCTACGGCTCGTCATCGCAGTACTGGGTGATCCTGCAGGTGTACTACGCGCTGCAGAACGACATCGACGTGCTCTCCCAGCTTTATGTCACGTCGAGCAACGGCACGCTGGTGCCGCTCAATGCCGTGGCGAGCTTCGAGCGCAAGCCGCAGGCGCTCACGGTGAACCACCAGGGACAGATTCCCGCGGTCACCGTCTCGTTCAACCTCGCGCCCGGCGTGAGCCTGAGCGAGGCCGTGGCGAGCATCGATCGGGCCATGAAGCAGATGAACCTGCCGGCGTCGATCACCGGCAGCGTGCAGGGCACGGCGCAGGCGTTCCAGGATTCCATGCAGGGCATGGGCCTGCTGCTGGTGCTCGCGGTATTCGTGATCTACCTCGTGCTGGGCATTCTCTACGAGAGCTTCATCCACCCGCTCACCATTCTCTCCGGCCTGCCGTCCGCGGGCGTGGGTGCGCTGCTGACATTGATGGTGTTCCGTGCGCCGCTGGACCTGTTCTCCTTCGTCGGCATCGTGATGTTGATCGGCATCGTGAAGAAGAACGCGATCATGATGATCGACTTCGCACTGGAGCGGCAGCGCAGCGAAGGGCTGGAGCCCGCGAAGGCCATCGTCGAAGCCTGTCACGTGCGTTTCCGTCCGATCATGATGACCACGATGGCCGCGTTCGCCGGCACCCTGCCGATCGCCTTGGGCCTCGGCGCCGGCGCGGAGACGCGTCGCCCACTGGGCCTGGCCGTGGTCGGCGGTCTGCTGGTGTCGCAGGTACTCACGCTGTACCTCACGCCGGTGATCTATCTGTACCTCGATCGGCTGCACGAGCGCTTCTCGAGCAAGCGGAAATCGCGGCCTGCCGAGGCGACCTGAAGCGCCAACCGACTGAATGTGAGAGCGCACCCTGTGCGCGACTGTAATGTCGCGATATCGCCGCGGTAAACGGTCTTTGCGATGACTGGTGAGGCCAGTCGCGCACTGGGTGCGCTCCCACACAAGGGCCGATGTCGCGCCAACAAAAAGGGCGGCCGTCGGGCCGCCCTTTTTTATTCCCTATGCGACGATCACTCTTCCGCGCCGTCGTTCTTGAACGCGCCGGGCGCCGAACCGAAATCGCCGTCGGCCTGCGCGGCCATGTACGAGAACGCCGCATACACGGCCACGTTCTGCGCCAGCTCCTTCGGATCGATCTTGTCGAGCGTGTCGTTGGCGGTGTGGTGGTAGTCGAAATAGTCGGTGCCGTCCTGGGTCAGGGTGAGCGCCGCCATGCCCTTGCCGTGCATCTGCGAGAGATCCGAACCGCCGCCACCCGGTGCCTTTGCGTCATAGGCCACGCCGATCGGCTCCAGCACCTTGGCGATCTGGTCGATCGCGCCGCGTGCTTCCGGCTTCACGCTGGCGCTCATGCGCCATATCTTGCGTGCACCGAAGTCCGACTCCGTGCCGAGCTGGAACTTCTTCACTTCGGCGCCGTGCTTGTCGGCATAAGCGCGACCACCCCACAGGCCCATTTCCTCGTTCGCGAACGCAATCACGCGGATGGTGCGGTCCGGACGCTGCGGCATGTCGTGGATCAACTTGCCGGCTGCCATGGCGATGGCCACGCCCGCGCCGTCGTCGATGGCGCCCGTGCCCGGATCCCACGAATCGAGATGGCCGCCAATCGCCACGACCTGGTCAGGATGCTTCTTGCCGGTGACTTCGCCGATCACGTTGGCGCCGTGGTAGGTGCCGGTGATGCCGCAGTCGAGTTCGAGCTTGAGGCTGACGGGCTTGCCATAGGCCACGATGCGCGTCAGCTGATCGGCATCCGGATTGGACAGCGCAGCCGCCGGGATCGCTTCCTTCGGATCGCGGAAGCCGGTGACGCCGGTATGCGGCGTGCGGCTGTGGGCATCGGTGCCGGCCGAGCGCAGCAGGAAGCCGGCGGCGCCCATCTTCGAGGCGATCACCGGGCCGCCCACGCGCACCGCGGAGCCCATGCCGTAGTCGTGGCCATCCTTGTGGCGTTCCATGCGCACGTCGACGTAGACGATCTTGCCCTTCACGCTGGCCGGATCGGCCTTCTTCAACGCATCAAGGCTGTCGAAGCGCACGACCTCGGCGGTGATGCCGCCCTTCGGCGTGCCGGCGGAGTAGCCCAGCGCGATCAGGTCCAAAGTCTGCGGGAACGGACCGACGATCTCGGCATGCTCGCTGCGGCGTTCCCACAGCGGATAGCTCACTTCCTCGGTGTAGACCTTGTCGAAGCCCAGCGCCTTGAACTTGGCCACGGCCCAGTCGCGGCCACGCTGGTCGGCCGGGCTGCCGGCGAGGCGCGCGCCCACTTCCGTGGTCAGCGAGGTGACGATGTCGTAGGCGGTGTTGTCGTTCATCGCCTTGTCGCGCAGCTGTTCGGCCGTCTTTACGGCTGCGGCGGGAACGGTGGTCTGGGTGGCGGCATTTGCCGTGCCGATGGCGAGCATCATGCTGGCGGCAAGCAGGGAAAGGGGCAGACGGCGCATCGGGACAGCTCCTTGGGCGGAAACGACGATTATCGCGTGCCTGTCAGGCGCCGCTTAGGCCAGAAGTCATGGGCCGTGCGCGCGGCGAGCGAACGATTTCACCCATGAAAAAGGCGCCCGAAGGCGCCTTTCGTCCTGCATGTGCACTTGCTTATTTCTGGTTCTGCGTCTTGAGCAGGTCGCGGATCTCGGTGAGCAGCACCACGTCCGCCGGCGGCGGCGCCGGTGCGGCCTCTTGGCGGCGCGAGAGCTTGTTGATGGCCTTGACCACCAGGAAGATGGCGAACGCGATGATGATGAACTGGATCAGCGTGTTGATGAAGGTGCCATAGCCGATCGCGACTTCCGCGATCTTGTGCGCCGGGTCGCTGTTGTCCGCCGGCTTGAGCACCCATTTCATCTGGGAGAAATCGATGCCGCCGGTGAGCATGCCGATCGGCGGCATGATGATCTGGTCCACCAGCGAGGTGACGATCTTGCCGAACGCGCCACCGATGACCACGCCGACCGCGAGGTCGATGACGTTGCCACGCATGGCGAATTCTTTGAACTCTTTGAGCATGCTCATGCTTCTCTCCCTGGGCTGTATGGCAGGGAGACTCTAGCGCAGCGACGCAGGCCGCGACAGGCATCGACGGCCCGTCGAGCGCGCCGGGATTCAGCATCTTCCAGGCGCCCCCATCGCGCCTTCGCAAGATGCTGCCCCAGGCCGGATCAGCCCACGCGACCTTCCAGCACGGCCACGCCTGCCAGCTCGGCATGGAAGCGATCGCCGCGCTTGAGCGCCGACACGCCGGCTGGCGTGCCCGTGAAGATCAGGTCGCCGGCCTTCAGCTCGAACAGCGTCGACAGGATGGCGATGATCTCGGCCACGCCGTGCACCATGTCGCCGAGCTTGCCCAGCTGGCGTTGTTCGCCATTGATGCTGAGCGTCAGCGTGGTGTCAGCACCCAGGCGCGCCTCGCTCGCCGGACGCAGCGCCGACACCGGTGCGGAATGGTCGAATGCCTTGGCCACATCCCACGGATGGCTCTTGGCCTTGGCGATCGCCTGCAGGTCGCGACGCGTGAGGTCCAGCCCCACGCCGTAGCCCCAGACCAGGCTCTCGGCCTGTCCCACCGGAATGTCGCGACCCCCACCACCCAGCGCCACCACCATTTCCACTTCGTGATGCAGATCGCTGGTGGCTTGCGGGTAGGGCACGTCGGCGCCATCCGTCACCACGGCGTCCGCCGGCTTGCAGAAGAACAGCGGCGTGTCCTTGTTCACCGTGGCGCCCATTTCGCGCGCGTGTTCGGCGTAGTTGCGGCCGATGCAGAAGATGCGGCGAACCGGGAAACGAAGGTCGCTGCCGAGCACCGGCAGGCTGGGAACGGCGGGAGGCGTGATGGCATAGGACATAGTCGCGCAAGGTTAACACCCTGGCCTCGGCGCGCCAGTCGCCTGTCACGTTAGCTTTTTTCGCCGACGCCTTGCCTGTACAACGGGCCGGTTTTCCGGTCCCGCGGGGTGACAGCTGTCACCGCCGACACCTGATGGGGACCTCTGGCGGCGGTCCAGCCGCTCCAGCATCGTTTGCGACACCGAGGAACCGGCGGGGGCCGGCAGGGAGAGCTTGTGGCGAATGCGGATCTATTGAAGGAACTGCGCATCGAGAAACACCAGCGCGAAGCCCATGGCGGAGGCCCGGGTCGCTGGCCGTGGATCGTCGGTGGCGTCGTGGTGGTGGTCGTGCTGGCGGGGCTGGTCGGCTGGTGGCTGATGGGTCCACGGGCGATCGAAGTGCAGACCGCGCAGGCGCAATCGCCCGCGTCGAACGCCGTCGCAGGCGCGGTGCTGCAGGCGACGGGCTATGTCACCGCGCGCCGCCAGGCCACGGTGTCGGCGCAGATCACCGGCACGCTCACGCACGTGCTGATCGAAGAGGGCGATCACGTGAAGCAGGGCCAGATCGTGGCCCGCCTCGACGATTCGCAATACCGCGCCGCCCTGGAAGCCGCGCGCAAGCAGGCGGCTGCTTCGCACGCCCTGGTGGATCAATTCCAGGTCCAGCTGGCGCAGAACCAGCGCGACGCCGTGCGCATGGAATCGCTCGCCGAGAAAGGCCTGGTGGCCAAGCAGACCGCGGAACAGGCGCGCACCCTGGTCGACAGCACGCGCGCCCAACTGCTGTCGCAGCAGCGCAATGCGGCCTCATCCGACGCTCAGGTCGTCGAGGCGCAGGTCAACTTCGACTACTGCGTGATCCGTTCGCCGTTCGACGGCGTCATTACCACCAAGGACGCGCAGGTCGGCGAAATCGTGTCGCCGTTCTCCGCGGGCGGCGGTTTCACCCGCACTGGCATCGGCACGGTGGTGGACATGGATTCGCTCGAGGTGGACGTGGACGTCAACGAGGCGTACATCGGTCGCGTGAAACCGAACATGCCCGCCGAGGCGGTGCTGGACGCGTACCCGGATTGGAAGATCCCCGCCCACGTCATCGCCATCGTGCCTGCCGCCGATCGCGGCAAGGCCACGGTGAAGGTGCGCGTCGCGCTCGAACACAAGGATGCACGCATCGTGCCGGACATGGGCGTGCGCGTCTCGTTCCTCGAATCGAAAGAAGCGCAGCAGAGTGTGCAGGCACCGCAGGGCGTGCTGGTTCCCGGCAACGCGATCGCCCAGCGCGACGGTCACGCCGTGGTGTTCCTGGTCACGGGCGACAAGGCACAGCAGCGCACCGTGACGCCGGAAACCACCGGCAAGGACGACGTGCGTCGCGTGCCGGCCGGCGTACAGGTGGGCGACACCCTGGTGGTCTCGCCTCCGGAAACCTTGAAGGACGGCTCGCGGGTGACCACCGCCAGGCCGAAGGAATAAGCAGTACTCCATCGCAGCGAATGATCACGCGCGCCGGCATGGCGACGCGAACCGAAAAGGGAGCCCAGGCATGAACACGTTGATCGAAACCCGCGACCTCTCCAAGGTGTACGAGCGCGGCAAGCAGAAAGTGGAAGTGCTGCATCACATCAACCTCGACATTGCCGAGGGCGATTTCCTCGCGCTGATGGGACCTTCCGGCTCGGGCAAGACGACCCTGCTCAACCTCATCGGCGGGCTCGACACGCCCAGCGGTGGCAGCATCACCGTGGCCGGCCAGCGTCTCGACCAGTTGAACGGTGGCGCGCTGGCGAAGTGGCGCGCCTCGCACGTCGGCTTCGTGTTCCAGTTCTACAACCTGATGCCGATGCTCTCGGCGCAGCGCAACGTGGAACTGCCGTTGCTGCTCACCAAGTTGTCCGCGGCACAGCGGCGCAAGAACGCTTCCATCGCGCTGGAACTGGTGGGGCTGGGCGAGCGTTCCTCGCACAAGCCCAGCGAGTTGTCCGGCGGTCAGCAGCAGCGCGTGGCGATCGCACGCGCGATCGTGTCCGACCCCACGCTGCTGGTGTGCGACGAGCCCACGGGCGACCTGGATCGCCAGTCGGCCGAAGAAGTGCTCGGTTTGCTGCGCGTACTCAACCGCGAGCACGGCAAGACCATCGTGATGGTCACCCACGATCCGAAGGCGGCCGAGTACGCCAACCACACCCTGCATCTGGACAAGGGCACCCTGGTCGAACAGGCCATCGCGTGAGGATGCGGCGATGAAATACTTCCATCTCATCTGGGCGGCGCTGTTCCGGCGCAAGACCCGCACGATACTCACGCTGGTGTCGATCATCGCGGCGTTCCTGCTGTTCGGCATGCTCGACGCGGTGCGCACTTCGTTCAACCAGGCTGGGCAGAGCGCCAACGGTGCGCAACGCCTGCAGACCGGCTCCAAGCTCTCCTTCATCCAGACCCTGCCGCAATCACTGGAAGCGCAGATCCAGCAGGTGCCTGGCGTGAAGATGGTGACGTATGCCAACTGGTTCGGTGGCGCCTACCAGGATCCGCACAACCAGGTCTTCAGCTTCGCGGTGGAACCCAACTACATCGACCTCTACCCCGAGATCGACGTGAGTGCCGCCGAGCGCAAGGCGTTCGACGACACGCGTACCGGCATCCTGGTGGGCGAGAAGCTGGCCAAGCGTTTCAACTGGAAAGTCGGCGACAAGATTCCGCTGCAGTCCACCATCTTCCCGAATCGCCAGGGCAGCAAGAACTGGACGTTCGACGTGGTGGGCATCCTGCATTCGAAGGACAAGAAGGCGGGTGGCTTCTTCGATCAGATGCTCTTGCTGCACTGGAAGTACTTCGATGAAACCACGCCGTTCAACCGCGGCCAGGTGGGTTGGTATGTCACGCGCGTGACCGACGTGAACCAGGCCGATCGTGTGGCCAAGGCCATCGACGCGCTTTCGGCCAACTCCGACCACGAAACGCGCACGCAAACCGAGCAGGCCGCCACCGCCAACTGGATGAAACAGCTGGCCGACATCGGCTTGATCGTGGGCTCGATCATGGGCGCGGTGTTCTTCACGCTGCTGTTGCTGTCGGGCAACACCATGATGCAGGCGGTGCGCGAGCGCACCAGTGAACTGGCGGTGCTCAAGACCATCGGTTTCTCCAATCGCAGCGTATTGGGCATTGTGCTGGCGGAGTCGGTACTGCTGCTGGTGCTCGGTGGCGTGATCGGTCTGGGTTTCGCCGCGCTGATCGTGCCCGCGGTGAGCGCAGGCAGTGGCGGCATGCTCAATCTGCCGAGCGTCGGCGCGAACAGCTGGATCCTGGGCCTGGTGCTGATGATTGCCATCGGCTTGCTGGTGGGCGCGTTGCCGGCACTGCGTGCCATGCGCCTGAACATCGTCGATGCATTGGCTGGACGCTGAGGGACGCATCATGAAATTTCTGATCAATCTCCTGTTGCTGCTCCTGATCGTTGCTGTGCTCGTGGCCTGGATCGTGCTGCCATGGCAGGGAGCCGTCCTGCTTGCCGTGCTGTTCGCGGCCTGGTTGTTCATCACGCGACGCGGACGACAGACGCTGTCCGTCGCC
The window above is part of the Dyella jiangningensis genome. Proteins encoded here:
- a CDS encoding ABC transporter ATP-binding protein → MNTLIETRDLSKVYERGKQKVEVLHHINLDIAEGDFLALMGPSGSGKTTLLNLIGGLDTPSGGSITVAGQRLDQLNGGALAKWRASHVGFVFQFYNLMPMLSAQRNVELPLLLTKLSAAQRRKNASIALELVGLGERSSHKPSELSGGQQQRVAIARAIVSDPTLLVCDEPTGDLDRQSAEEVLGLLRVLNREHGKTIVMVTHDPKAAEYANHTLHLDKGTLVEQAIA
- a CDS encoding ABC transporter permease, whose product is MKYFHLIWAALFRRKTRTILTLVSIIAAFLLFGMLDAVRTSFNQAGQSANGAQRLQTGSKLSFIQTLPQSLEAQIQQVPGVKMVTYANWFGGAYQDPHNQVFSFAVEPNYIDLYPEIDVSAAERKAFDDTRTGILVGEKLAKRFNWKVGDKIPLQSTIFPNRQGSKNWTFDVVGILHSKDKKAGGFFDQMLLLHWKYFDETTPFNRGQVGWYVTRVTDVNQADRVAKAIDALSANSDHETRTQTEQAATANWMKQLADIGLIVGSIMGAVFFTLLLLSGNTMMQAVRERTSELAVLKTIGFSNRSVLGIVLAESVLLLVLGGVIGLGFAALIVPAVSAGSGGMLNLPSVGANSWILGLVLMIAIGLLVGALPALRAMRLNIVDALAGR